TGGTGGCGCAAAAAGATCACGGGCAGTAATCCGGGACAACTCATTATCAAGAGCGGAACTGGAGAAACAGATAACAGAGCTCGGGAAGGCTTACTGCGAATCACTACCTTTTTTTTGTGAATGGCCACACATGCATCTACAGCCGGCCACTGGACTGTGATGAACATTAATGCTGTCAAAGTCGTCCATCGTCTTGTGGATGTCAACACCTCTGCTGCATGTTTTGGGAAGTTTTATTCTCCATTCGGACTTGAAAATTGAGACGACAGTCTTTCCCTCCATCCCTTTTAGAATGAGCGTGGGGCGGTTGTTCAACACTCTCGTCGGCAAACAACTTTTGGTAAAAAGGTAAGAGAGTGTCGGATCATTCCGAAAGCGATTGGAGTGAACCGTGTCGCGATTTTGCCCCCTTTGCAAAACACAgcttggcggggggtggggggggggggggaccacatTGGTGAGTAAGTGTGGATTTGTACACAGATTAACGGGCAGGTGTGCGGGTGATGTGACGAGATGCACAAGACCGCGGTATTCACCGAAATGGAACTGGACAGCATGCAAAAAAATTAAACAGTCCCTGCTTCGTGCTAGCTATAAAAAGTTGCTTCGAAATGTAGGGGGAATAgtagtcggagagagagagagtttaaaTACAGTGTAAACGGTCCAAAATACATTGGAAATCTGCTCTGACCAGAGGACCTGAAAGGTGAACCCTCCCCTCCTTTCTCCACAGtcgctgcctgatctgctgagtgttaTCTGTTATCTCATTACCGCAGTTGCTGGTTGTAAACTGGAGTCACCAGtgatcacagctgtactgcgacTGGTAGCGTAGTAAAGCATAGTCATGTGTGAATGAAATTCATGCTATTTGTGTGGTTGTTTAAAAAAGTGACAACGTGTTTTATTTCTGATCTCTCTTCACATTCCTAAGGAACGTCCAGTGAGTGGCGAGGGGCAGGACATTCCGAGTTCTTCACGACAGAGACACCGGCTATCTGGAGtgaagagttctgagagagaagCTATTGAAAACCATACACACAACAACAATCTCGTACCAACAGTATATGCATTAGATTTACATTCTCCACAGGATGCAAGGGAGTGCCTGGACCCTTACAGAGGATCAATAATCTGATACAGTAATATGCAATATATGTGCACTGTTTGTCCAGCAGAATCTGGCCCCATTGCACTAGGGGAAGGTGCAATGTTGGTAGTTACTTATTGCCAGGCTGTTGACTGGGGCAGAGATGCTCATCTGCGCTACGAATATGGATTGTAAGATAAAGCTAATCCGGGATAAAGGGCGTTGATAAAAAAAAGCTCTAGATCCAGCCAGCGTTGGGATGGATTGAAGGTAGGTCCATTTCTATTGGAAGTGTGAAAGGAGTTTTCGCCCTTACCCGTCGTCTAGTCTATGGGTTAATTGTGAGTGGTGGTGAGCAGGCGGAGTGTGGCGCAGGGGTGGGGGATACTGTATATGAGGAAGGGGGGGccatcctcacccccacccccccctctctctcccttcggAGCAATGAGGTTGAACACGACTACCATGGATGGGAGCTCTTTGAGTGGTGAGCAGGACTCCTCGTTCCGTGTGCTCACAGGCTGTTTCCTCTCGCTGCTGATACTTTCCACGCTCCTGGGGAACACTCTGGTCTGCGTGGCGGTGGTCCGATTCCGCCACCTCCGATCGAAGGTCACCAACTTCTTTGTGATCTCGCTGGCCGTCTCCGACCTCCTGGTGGCCGTCCTGGTGATGCCCTGGAAGGCTGTGAGCGAGATGGCAGGCTACTGGCCCTTTGGTTCCTTCTGCAACATCTGGGTAGCCTTCGACATAATGTGCTCCACCGCCTCTATCCTCAACCTGTGTGTCATTAGCGTGGACAGATACTGGGCTATCTCCAGCCCATTCCGCTACGAGCGGAAAATGACACCCAAAGTGGCTTTTGTAATGATCAGCGTGGCCTGGACCCTGTCGGTGCTGATTTCCTTCATCCCAGTGCAGTTGGACTGGCACAAGGCAAAGCCCAACGCTTTACTGGATTACAACACCACTGGCCAGCGCCCAGGGGACAACTGTGACTCCAGCCTGAACAGGACCTACGCCATCTCCTCCTCCCTGATCAGCTTCTACATCCCAGTGGCCATCATGATCGTCACCTACACCAGGATCTACCGGATCGCCCAGAAGCAGATCCGGCGGATCTCGGCGCTGGAGAGGGCGGCCGTTCACGCCAAGAACTGCCAGAGCAACCGGAGCAGCGCCAGCAACGCGCCGGAGCTGCAGCAGCCCGAGAGCTCCCTGAAAATGTCCTTCAAGAGGGAGACCAAGGTGCTGAAGACCCTGTCCGTGATCATGGGCGTCTTcgtgtgctgctggctgcctttcttcATCCTCAACTGCATCGTGCCCTTCTGCGAAGGCAGCGCCCACGCCGCCAGCCCAGCCTGTGTGAGCGGCGGCACCTTCGACGTGTTCGTCTGGTTCGGCTGGGCCAACTCCTCGCTCAACCCCATCATCTATGCCTTCAACGCGGACTTCCGCAAGGCCTTCTCCACCCTGTTGGGCTGCGACGCTTTCTGCAGCAGCAACGCGGTGGAGACGGTCACCATCCACAACGGGGTGTCCGCCTACCAGCCCGGGGGCTCTCTGGACAAAATGGACAACTGCATCTACCTGATCCCCCACTCGGTGCGCTGCTGCCCTCAGGAAGAGCCGGCGGACCCCAACCGCTGCGCCAAGCTCTCCCCCGTGTCCCAGCACGGGGCGACCAGCCTCCTCTCCAGCAACGGGGACTACGAGACGGACGTGTCCTTGGAAAAAATCATCCCTATCACCCAAAACGGCCAACACAACACCTGACAGTTTacacactcccagagagagagagagaaaaaagtgctgctttcaacaccccccccccccccccatcctctcccccaatTTAACAGAGGCAACATACACGAGAGCTGGTATCAAAGCTACTAAACTTGGTTTGCCCACCAACCATCAGTTAGCAACATTGCTTATTGTAGTTACTTGAAACAAGTCACATGTAACTCACACAAACAACAGaacaatgctggataaactcaacaggtctggcagcatctgtggagagagagaaacaagagtcggATCTaaaatgacccttctacagaacttctACATGTAACTCAATCGTTCCTTTACACGGTGGAGATGAAACGAAATTAAGTGACAAATTGAGGTTGTGCAATTTCTCCTGAATAGATGGTTAATCTATAGAGGAACTTCCGAATCACAAGATTTATTCGGTGCAAAGTCTCCAAAATACCAGTCATATTTTGTAATGCTGCTTGATACATTTGAATCCTGCgatctatgtgtgtgtatgtgtgtgtgtagggggggggggggggaggggggcggtggggggcagaATTCGGGGTGGGATAAAGGCCCAAACATTCCTTACCCCGCCTCCCAAGAGACGGAATTCTAATACTTTGTCCCCTCTCTGTTGCCTTCCAACTGTTGCACCCATAGCGTGTTTGTCAGATTGATAATAAACATCAAAAGGGTCCGATGTACCACTCAGTACAGGGGAAACCCATCAGAATTGCGACCCGTTTATTATTTAGTTTTTACAGGCAGCTCTTTGAAATTCCAGTCATAACAACATCCTCTGTTGTAGACAAGACATGCAAACCATGCTAGTCAAGAAGGGATCCCGATATGAAAAGGCTCATGCCGTTGTTTATTTCCAAAAGTTTGATAACACTGTATCCAAAAGATGAAGAATGAACGGATAAGAGCCTCATTGTACAACAGGGAGGGTACATTTCTATACGCTAAATGCGAGGATGTGACTAGTGTTTAGATTTTATTTTCTCCAAATCTCTTAATCAATCCCAATTTGTCGAGGCGCGGGTGAGTTGTGTTGTCGGACTATGAAAACCTTCTCCTGTTGAGAAGTAAGCTAACTTCACATCATGGTGTGACCTGGATTTTGTGTTCTTTCCCTCTATCGAAATGCTGTCACACCACTTCCAATTTTATGTTATAACTAGTGATCATTTATGCAAATAGTATTTgatatgtattttttttaaacgcCAATAACTGCCCCTATGATCGATTttctcaaacccccccccccccactcccaccctttATTATTGATGTATTtctcaccgccccccacccccccactttctTCCATCCCTTACCTGTATTAACAAACCAGTAATACTGCGTGGAAATTGTCCATTATGTGCTGTTTGGTCCGGTACTGTGCACAAGTGTGGAAGCTCGGGAACTGTGTCATGTATGATTTTTTTCTTTCGCGTACCTCAGAACtagttccttttttaaaaaaaaaggtcacTGTGTGCCTGTATCATTTTAACCTAAACTCGCAGTTAAACCGCGCGCCCTACTAGAACCAAGAAACAACCATGGATCGGATGCTCAGAAGCCAAAAGCACGGCGTTTTTCACGTTTCCTGATTACTGGACTGTACCACGAAAGGACTGTGCAATTCAGATACCGATGGCGAATGTACAACTGAATATCGTGTAATTAAATGTTCAGTTCGACAATTTACAGTGACACTGATCGTGTTGCTACTGTTAAGGTGAATGTCAATGGAATTTTATTTTCCTTTACTAGTGTTGGGGATGTGTACGCTTCTTTAGTGGCTTTAGGTGAACAATTTACAGTCCTGTTGTATAGGCCTGTCACGTTTGCATTTGAATATGCATTACCAGTAaaccaaaaaaaaactttaaaaatctatTGCGTGGATTGGGTATCTGTCATTTGGGTGAAAGGGAAGATGGGACGTAGAATACAGAGCTTGCCTTTTCTGCGGACTTGCAATGGACTATCATCACAATTTCAGATTCAAACATCATCAACCAGTAATAGCTGAGCAGGGCCGCTTCTATTTATCCATCGAACTATCTCCAAGCTAGAATAAACACAATTAACTGCTAATGTTAAAACGTCCTGCAAAAGCTACCGTTGTAAGAATGGGAAACACCAGGCAGATTTGGCAgaatcggtggagagagaaacagagttaatgtttgaccATTCATCAGACCTGGAACCTTTCTCTTTttacagacgctgcctgacctgctgactattcccagcattttcagttttcaaTTCAGAGTTCCAGCATCTACAGCATTTTGCAAATACAAATTGGGTTTTATTGTAATtcttttcatgggacgtgggcattagtggcaaggccaacatttgttatccCTCCTTAACTATCCTTGAGTTGTTCTGATGAAAAGCCAGAGGACTCCAAGCATttactgttttctctccttatagatactGCCAAACCTGCtcagcttttccagcattctctgttcttgtttcagtttccagcattcacagtattttgcttgaaTTGAATGGCTGACTGGGCTATTTcaaaagtcagccacattgctgtgggtctggaatcataggtagaccagaccaggtcagggcagcagctttccttctctaaatgacttcagtgaaccagatggatttttacgacaattgttGACTATTATCATGGTCACGAGTATTGAGAtgaactttatattccagattcattaacttaattaaatttcaccatctgcctttgtgggatttgaacccatgactatTAATCTGGGCCatgggattattaatccagtgacattttCACTAAGCCGCAGCCTCCCCAAAATGAAAGTTTCATAGGGAGGCTGTTAAGAGCTGAGGGTGGTGAGGGAAGAACAGAAGGAAAATAtgtgatagggtggagggttaTTATTTACATTATAAAGTACTCAAGGCCCTTCACAAGAGTGTTCACAAGCCATATAAGGACCACAGCAGATGACAAAAGTCTTGGTCAAAGAGTTAGCCTGACAGTAATGTTTTAAAGTAGGGAAGAGAGCTAAAGAGGCAAAAAGGTGCAGGGAGAGAATTTAAGGACTTATGACTTTAGCAGTTGAAGGTACAACCAAtgatgaagcaattaaaatcaggggtcagaattagaggagtgcaaatATCTCCAAGTGTTGTGGGATAGCGGATGATGGCATGATAAGGAAGAAACAATGGATCCAGGGAGGTATAAATAGTTATAGCTGAATCATTAGCAGCAGTTGAGTAAATGGGAGGGGTGGTTATGATCAGAACTCAATGTTGAATCTTAAGGCTGTTAAGTGTCTAATCAATAGATGAGATTCGGTTCCTTGAGCTTGTGTTGAACTAATCTACTTATCCACGACCTTCATTCTCTGAGATTGAACCCTGACATTGTAACTAAGGCTGCTGACAAGAGCAGCACGgtcggcggcatggtggtaccgtggtgagcactgctgcctcacagcgccagagacctgggttcaattccacttgggtcactgtctgtgtggagtctgcacattctccccgtgtctgcgtgggtttcctccgggtgctctggtttcctcccacagtttgaaaggcatgctggttaggtgcattggccatgctaaattctcc
The Mustelus asterias chromosome 16, sMusAst1.hap1.1, whole genome shotgun sequence DNA segment above includes these coding regions:
- the LOC144505495 gene encoding D(1) dopamine receptor-like; protein product: MRKGGPSSPPPPPLSPFGAMRLNTTTMDGSSLSGEQDSSFRVLTGCFLSLLILSTLLGNTLVCVAVVRFRHLRSKVTNFFVISLAVSDLLVAVLVMPWKAVSEMAGYWPFGSFCNIWVAFDIMCSTASILNLCVISVDRYWAISSPFRYERKMTPKVAFVMISVAWTLSVLISFIPVQLDWHKAKPNALLDYNTTGQRPGDNCDSSLNRTYAISSSLISFYIPVAIMIVTYTRIYRIAQKQIRRISALERAAVHAKNCQSNRSSASNAPELQQPESSLKMSFKRETKVLKTLSVIMGVFVCCWLPFFILNCIVPFCEGSAHAASPACVSGGTFDVFVWFGWANSSLNPIIYAFNADFRKAFSTLLGCDAFCSSNAVETVTIHNGVSAYQPGGSLDKMDNCIYLIPHSVRCCPQEEPADPNRCAKLSPVSQHGATSLLSSNGDYETDVSLEKIIPITQNGQHNT